The Pirellulimonas nuda genome includes a region encoding these proteins:
- a CDS encoding YkgJ family cysteine cluster protein encodes MPAPEAPQPDPWYADGLKFKCTACGKCCGGAPGYVWLNKQEIAAIAAEREMSVPAFEARYVRSVGIRKSLGEKSGGDCVLLDSKTRKCTVYQSRPRQCRTWPFWDSNVSSPEAWEQTCEECPGAGVGKLYQLEHIEAQRAVIRI; translated from the coding sequence ATGCCAGCACCCGAAGCCCCCCAGCCCGATCCGTGGTACGCCGACGGGCTGAAGTTCAAGTGCACCGCCTGCGGCAAGTGCTGCGGCGGGGCGCCGGGCTACGTCTGGCTGAACAAGCAAGAGATCGCCGCGATCGCCGCGGAGCGGGAGATGAGCGTGCCGGCGTTTGAGGCCCGCTACGTCCGTTCGGTGGGGATCCGCAAGAGCCTGGGCGAGAAGTCTGGCGGCGACTGCGTGCTGCTGGATTCCAAGACCCGCAAGTGCACCGTCTACCAATCCCGCCCCCGGCAGTGCCGCACCTGGCCCTTCTGGGACTCGAATGTCTCTTCCCCGGAGGCTTGGGAACAGACGTGCGAGGAGTGCCCCGGGGCGGGGGTGGGGAAGCTGTATCAGCTCGAGCACATCGAGGCCCAACGGGCCGTGATCCGGATCTAA
- a CDS encoding HU family DNA-binding protein, producing the protein MTKKEIVKTISEEIGLTQLKTKEIVQKTFDAIVETLVEDRRIELRNFGVFEVKKRAARKARNPRTGEKVDVAEKFVVTFKPGKEMEERVRELERRAAAARAAALLAQNASPPPPPAGLPSDPSHSQSNGSHEPAAGAKPLGSLQNDPTQDKTTTYDDRRPLG; encoded by the coding sequence GTGACCAAGAAAGAGATCGTCAAAACGATCTCCGAGGAGATCGGGCTGACGCAGCTCAAGACGAAGGAGATCGTCCAGAAGACGTTCGACGCAATCGTTGAGACGCTGGTGGAAGACCGCCGCATTGAACTGCGGAACTTCGGAGTGTTCGAGGTCAAGAAGCGGGCCGCCCGCAAGGCCAGGAACCCGCGGACGGGCGAGAAGGTGGATGTCGCCGAGAAGTTCGTGGTGACCTTCAAGCCCGGAAAGGAAATGGAAGAACGTGTGCGGGAGCTGGAGCGCCGTGCGGCAGCCGCCCGAGCGGCTGCCCTGCTGGCGCAAAACGCCAGCCCCCCTCCGCCGCCTGCTGGCTTGCCCAGCGACCCGAGTCACAGCCAGTCCAACGGTTCTCACGAACCGGCTGCCGGAGCTAAGCCCCTGGGTTCTCTTCAGAACGACCCAACACAAGACAAAACAACTACTTACGACGACCGCAGGCCACTCGGCTAA
- a CDS encoding dihydroorotate dehydrogenase, translating into MSSSPVDQAADLAVQLGRLRLPNPVLVASGTFGYAREMEAFVDLARLGGIVPKTVTLEPRQGNAPWRTVETAAGMLNAIGLDNDGLDAFIEHHLPYLRGLGAPIIVSVAGRTHDEFVAMCRRLGECEGAAAVELNISCPNVSHGVDFGVDPAMCERVVADCRAACSLPIIAKLTPNVTSIAVMARAAEAGGADALAVINTVLGMSVNWRKRRPMLANTVGGLSGPAIKPIALRCVWQAAQAVKTPIIGIGGIATIDDVMEFLVAGASAVQLGTVNFYRPGASMEVLDALPGALAELGAADVEQVIGAMSIRAANVCPPPRQGEGLGEGV; encoded by the coding sequence ATGTCCTCTTCGCCCGTCGACCAGGCCGCCGATTTGGCCGTACAACTCGGTCGGTTGCGGTTGCCCAACCCCGTGCTGGTGGCGTCTGGGACGTTCGGCTACGCCCGCGAGATGGAGGCGTTTGTCGACCTCGCCCGGCTGGGCGGCATCGTCCCCAAGACGGTCACGCTCGAGCCCCGCCAGGGCAACGCCCCTTGGCGGACGGTCGAAACGGCCGCCGGCATGCTCAACGCCATCGGCCTCGACAACGACGGCCTCGACGCGTTTATTGAGCACCACCTCCCCTACCTCCGCGGCCTGGGCGCCCCGATCATCGTTAGCGTCGCCGGCCGAACGCACGACGAGTTCGTTGCAATGTGCCGCCGCCTGGGCGAGTGCGAGGGCGCCGCGGCGGTGGAGCTGAACATCTCCTGCCCCAACGTGTCGCACGGGGTGGACTTCGGCGTCGATCCCGCGATGTGCGAGCGCGTGGTGGCCGACTGCCGGGCCGCCTGCTCGCTGCCGATCATCGCCAAGCTGACACCCAACGTCACCAGCATCGCCGTGATGGCCCGCGCCGCCGAAGCCGGCGGCGCCGACGCGCTGGCGGTCATCAACACGGTGCTGGGGATGAGCGTCAACTGGCGCAAGCGTCGCCCGATGCTGGCCAACACGGTCGGCGGCCTCAGCGGCCCCGCGATCAAGCCGATCGCGCTGCGGTGCGTGTGGCAGGCCGCTCAGGCAGTGAAGACCCCCATCATCGGCATCGGCGGCATCGCGACCATCGACGACGTGATGGAGTTCCTGGTCGCCGGCGCGAGCGCGGTGCAGCTTGGCACGGTGAACTTTTATCGGCCGGGGGCGAGTATGGAAGTGCTGGATGCGCTGCCGGGGGCGCTGGCGGAGTTGGGGGCGGCTGACGTGGAGCAAGTTATTGGCGCCATGAGCATTCGCGCAGCGAATGTGTGTCCCCCTCCCCGGCAGGGGGAGGGGCTAGGGGAGGGGGTTTGA
- a CDS encoding endonuclease domain-containing protein, whose amino-acid sequence MPQPPRKRITKQTRTRAVSLRVNATGPEQKLWNALRARQLSGLKFRRQHPIEPYIVDFFCAEHRLVLELDGDSHEGRQEYDCQREQFLAFHHFRVLRFTNDEVLTNLDGVLEVILKACSVPATDPSPSPSPKKGRGIKKPR is encoded by the coding sequence ATGCCGCAACCACCACGAAAACGCATCACCAAACAAACAAGAACCCGCGCAGTCAGTTTGCGCGTGAACGCCACCGGTCCCGAACAAAAACTCTGGAACGCGCTTCGCGCCCGCCAGCTTTCCGGTTTGAAGTTCCGTAGGCAACACCCGATTGAACCCTACATCGTCGATTTCTTCTGCGCCGAGCACCGACTTGTTCTGGAGCTCGATGGCGATAGCCACGAAGGGCGTCAAGAGTACGATTGCCAGCGAGAGCAGTTCCTTGCTTTTCATCATTTCCGAGTTCTTCGATTTACAAACGATGAAGTTCTGACGAATCTTGATGGCGTGTTGGAGGTCATCTTGAAGGCGTGCTCTGTACCCGCCACCGACCCCTCCCCTAGCCCCTCCCCTAAAAAGGGGAGGGGGATTAAGAAGCCCCGCTAA
- the trpS gene encoding tryptophan--tRNA ligase, which yields MRVLSGIQPTGPFHWGNYFGAIRQYIELQEVADEAYYFIANLHALTTVRDQALLRQYTLGGAIDLLALGLNPDKAVLFVQSDVPEVSELSWLLMTGTPMGLLERCVSYKDKLAKGLKADAGLFTYPVLQAADILAYDADVVPVGEDQLQHIEVCRDIAGSFNHHFGQTFTMPKGKVLDQSARVPGTDGEKMSKSYGNTLAVFDDVKAQRKQVMRIQTDSRPMEDPKDPAGDVLMDLYKLVASEEEVADMTALYARGGFGYGDVKKALADAAERYWAPYRDARAHWAAKPDAVREVLAAGAVKARAKAAGVLRRAQEAAGVGGW from the coding sequence ATGCGTGTCCTCTCCGGCATCCAACCCACCGGCCCCTTCCACTGGGGCAACTACTTCGGCGCCATCCGGCAGTACATCGAGCTGCAGGAGGTGGCTGACGAAGCCTACTACTTCATCGCCAACCTGCACGCGCTGACCACCGTGCGCGACCAGGCACTGCTGCGGCAGTACACGCTGGGGGGCGCCATCGACCTGCTCGCCCTGGGGCTCAACCCCGACAAGGCGGTGCTGTTCGTCCAGTCGGACGTGCCGGAGGTCTCGGAGCTGAGCTGGCTGCTGATGACCGGCACGCCGATGGGCCTCTTGGAGCGCTGCGTCAGCTACAAGGACAAGCTCGCCAAGGGCCTGAAGGCAGACGCCGGCCTGTTCACCTACCCGGTGCTGCAAGCGGCCGACATCCTGGCGTACGACGCCGACGTAGTGCCGGTGGGCGAGGACCAGTTGCAGCACATCGAGGTCTGCCGCGACATCGCCGGCAGCTTCAACCACCACTTCGGGCAGACCTTCACCATGCCCAAAGGAAAAGTGCTCGACCAGTCGGCCCGTGTCCCGGGCACCGACGGCGAGAAGATGAGCAAGAGCTACGGCAACACGCTGGCGGTGTTCGACGACGTGAAAGCGCAGCGGAAGCAAGTCATGCGCATCCAGACAGACAGCCGCCCGATGGAAGACCCCAAGGACCCCGCCGGCGACGTGCTGATGGACCTCTACAAGCTGGTTGCCAGCGAGGAAGAAGTGGCCGACATGACCGCGCTCTACGCCCGCGGCGGCTTCGGCTACGGCGACGTGAAGAAGGCGCTGGCCGACGCCGCAGAGCGCTACTGGGCGCCCTACCGCGACGCCCGCGCCCACTGGGCCGCGAAGCCGGACGCGGTGCGCGAGGTGCTGGCCGCGGGGGCGGTGAAGGCGCGGGCCAAGGCGGCGGGGGTGCTGCGGCGGGCGCAGGAGGCGGCGGGGGTTGGGGGGTGGTAG
- a CDS encoding type II toxin-antitoxin system HicB family antitoxin: MPATFNAVIRQNGPWWIGWIEEVPGVNCQEATREELLDSLRECLDEALAMNRQEARDAVGDPYEEVAISS; encoded by the coding sequence ATGCCAGCAACCTTTAATGCCGTCATCCGACAAAACGGTCCCTGGTGGATCGGCTGGATTGAGGAAGTTCCCGGCGTAAATTGCCAAGAGGCGACTCGCGAGGAATTGCTGGATAGCTTGCGTGAGTGTCTCGACGAGGCGCTCGCAATGAATCGTCAGGAAGCTCGCGACGCCGTGGGCGATCCCTACGAAGAAGTCGCCATCTCGTCATGA
- a CDS encoding type II toxin-antitoxin system HicA family toxin, translated as MKRRDLIRHLVSQRCELLREGGRHSWWRNAASNRRTSVPRHREIDEHLARKICRDLGVAEP; from the coding sequence ATGAAGCGTCGCGATCTCATACGGCACCTTGTGTCACAACGCTGCGAGTTGCTCCGAGAAGGAGGGCGGCATTCTTGGTGGCGGAACGCGGCGAGCAATCGACGCACTTCTGTGCCACGTCATCGGGAGATTGACGAGCATCTGGCCCGAAAAATATGCCGAGACCTTGGTGTAGCAGAGCCGTAA
- a CDS encoding sugar phosphate isomerase/epimerase family protein — translation MQLGFVSAIFPDLSLDHVFEFAALEGFDCVEVMCWPPGGPDRAYGGVCHIDCSEFTQAMADDVRALCEKHGVAISALGYYSVPLSAQADQAEAAQAHLHKVIDAAPMLGLGGINSFVGANQTLNLEDNFKLFEEVWPGIVRHAEERGVRIGIENCPMLYEKTWPFGLNLARSPAIWRRMFEIIPSPNFGLNYDPSHLRMQLMDPIAPIREFGPRIFHTHAKDMRIDVERLNDVGSLVPPMDRGTAKIPGLGDIDWGKWIGALTDAGFDGPVCIEVEDEAFTETLDRRKQSLRISRNVLRPLIA, via the coding sequence ATGCAACTCGGCTTCGTATCCGCCATCTTCCCCGACCTTTCGCTCGACCACGTGTTCGAGTTCGCCGCCCTCGAAGGGTTTGACTGTGTCGAGGTGATGTGCTGGCCCCCCGGCGGGCCGGACCGCGCGTACGGCGGCGTGTGCCACATCGACTGTTCGGAGTTCACCCAGGCGATGGCGGACGATGTCCGCGCGTTGTGCGAGAAGCACGGCGTGGCGATCTCGGCGCTGGGGTACTACTCCGTGCCGCTGTCGGCCCAGGCGGACCAGGCCGAGGCCGCCCAGGCACACCTGCATAAAGTGATCGACGCGGCGCCAATGCTGGGGCTCGGCGGAATCAATTCGTTCGTCGGCGCCAATCAGACGCTCAACCTAGAAGACAACTTCAAGTTGTTTGAGGAGGTTTGGCCCGGCATCGTTCGGCACGCCGAAGAGCGGGGCGTACGGATCGGCATCGAGAACTGCCCGATGCTATACGAGAAAACCTGGCCGTTCGGGCTGAACCTGGCGCGGTCCCCCGCCATCTGGCGGCGGATGTTCGAAATTATCCCCTCGCCCAACTTTGGGCTGAACTACGACCCATCGCACCTGCGGATGCAGTTGATGGACCCCATCGCGCCCATCCGCGAGTTCGGACCGCGGATCTTCCACACGCACGCCAAGGATATGCGGATCGACGTTGAGCGGCTCAACGACGTCGGCTCGCTGGTTCCGCCGATGGACCGCGGGACCGCCAAGATCCCTGGGCTGGGGGACATCGACTGGGGAAAGTGGATTGGCGCCCTCACCGACGCGGGTTTTGACGGCCCTGTGTGCATCGAGGTCGAGGACGAGGCGTTCACTGAGACGCTGGATCGCCGCAAGCAAAGCCTGCGGATTAGCCGCAATGTGCTCCGCCCGCTGATCGCTTGA
- a CDS encoding CHAD domain-containing protein, whose product MPRNPAPSQDDTVAVAARRAIEQRVRKLRKKLPKAARQSAGDIEPVHRLRVASRRAAAALRLFQDVLPKGPRNRLMRNLKRARQAAGDARDLDVLMERLGAVEPPPTHVLQVLAEQRDKAQRAVKRASRELDGGRKLKKLSRRLWKKAPGKGAGQTAVAPWALERTIALIDRLDAARPNTREAEALHQFRIEAKRLRYAVEILAGVLPAGYADETLPRLKTVQDRLGAINDHASAMTRFEHWGDEASRFEAATLAEREQAAFAAAVESFWTWRESDGDRLIGELREPLGRSLQVHL is encoded by the coding sequence ATGCCCCGCAACCCAGCCCCCTCGCAGGACGACACCGTAGCGGTAGCGGCGCGCCGAGCCATCGAGCAGCGTGTCCGCAAGCTGCGCAAGAAATTGCCAAAGGCGGCCAGGCAGTCGGCCGGCGACATCGAGCCAGTGCACCGGCTTCGTGTCGCGAGCCGCCGCGCTGCGGCAGCGCTCCGCTTATTCCAAGACGTGCTCCCTAAAGGGCCGCGGAATCGCCTGATGCGCAACCTGAAGCGTGCCCGCCAAGCAGCGGGGGACGCCCGCGACCTCGACGTTTTGATGGAACGGTTGGGCGCGGTGGAACCGCCCCCCACCCACGTGCTGCAAGTACTGGCGGAGCAGCGAGACAAGGCCCAGCGTGCCGTGAAGCGGGCAAGCCGCGAGCTCGATGGCGGCCGCAAGCTCAAGAAACTCAGCCGGCGGTTGTGGAAAAAGGCGCCGGGCAAGGGCGCCGGGCAAACGGCCGTCGCGCCTTGGGCGCTGGAGCGCACGATCGCCCTCATTGATCGCCTCGACGCCGCGCGGCCCAACACGCGCGAAGCGGAAGCACTGCACCAGTTCCGCATCGAGGCCAAGCGACTGCGCTACGCGGTCGAGATTCTGGCTGGCGTGCTGCCGGCGGGGTACGCAGACGAAACGTTGCCGCGTCTCAAGACGGTGCAAGACCGCCTGGGCGCCATCAACGACCACGCCTCGGCCATGACGCGGTTTGAGCACTGGGGAGACGAAGCGTCGCGGTTCGAGGCAGCGACGCTCGCCGAGCGCGAGCAAGCGGCGTTCGCCGCCGCGGTCGAATCGTTTTGGACGTGGCGCGAAAGCGATGGCGACCGGCTGATTGGCGAGCTGCGCGAACCACTCGGCCGCTCCCTTCAGGTGCACCTGTAG
- the aat gene encoding leucyl/phenylalanyl-tRNA--protein transferase: MLDRMAHRPSPRLPRYFPSAELADEEGLLVVGGALDPDVLLDAYRHGIFPWPIDDVSPLLWFSPDPRALIELDGLHVSRRLARTIRSGRFNATCDQAFADVMKGCATAPGRRGGTWITPTMRRAYTRLHRLGHAHSVEVWRDGELAGGVYGVAIGGLFAAESMFHRETDASKVALAALVGHLNRRGYQLLDVQQWNEHTGSMGAIEAPRAEYLRRLAVAVEAPVTFGDTLEGAVDPRP; the protein is encoded by the coding sequence ATGCTCGACCGCATGGCCCACCGCCCCTCGCCACGCCTGCCCCGTTACTTTCCGTCTGCTGAACTCGCGGACGAGGAGGGGCTGTTGGTGGTTGGCGGGGCGCTCGACCCCGACGTGCTGCTAGACGCCTACCGGCACGGCATCTTCCCTTGGCCCATCGACGATGTGTCGCCGCTGCTGTGGTTCTCGCCCGACCCACGCGCGCTGATCGAGCTCGACGGGCTGCACGTCTCGCGGCGGCTTGCGCGGACCATCCGCAGCGGCAGGTTTAACGCGACGTGCGATCAGGCGTTTGCAGACGTGATGAAGGGCTGCGCGACCGCCCCGGGCCGCCGCGGCGGCACCTGGATCACCCCTACGATGCGGCGGGCCTACACCCGGCTCCACCGCCTGGGGCACGCCCACAGCGTCGAAGTATGGCGAGACGGCGAGCTGGCCGGCGGCGTGTACGGCGTGGCGATCGGCGGCCTATTTGCGGCCGAGTCGATGTTCCACCGCGAGACCGACGCGTCCAAGGTGGCGCTGGCCGCGCTTGTTGGACACCTCAACCGCCGTGGCTACCAACTGCTTGACGTGCAGCAGTGGAACGAGCACACGGGCAGCATGGGCGCCATTGAGGCGCCCCGTGCCGAGTACCTCCGCCGGCTGGCCGTGGCGGTGGAGGCGCCGGTCACGTTCGGCGATACGCTAGAAGGGGCCGTGGACCCGCGCCCGTAG
- a CDS encoding S1C family serine protease, whose amino-acid sequence MPLRPGSAGGTAPYPDASPPNRGRLSMLVVLLSVLSVVGIARMVGPDMVRTFYYNAAYGKLDAEVDVATQGLEKLKPRLEDFSLASRLVAKRVGPSVVSIHKPGFGGEEGQGSGVIVDPEGYIVTNLHVVIGARGLHVRLTDGRTIDATIVGVDEGTDLAVIKIDAENLVAAQWGDSDALDLGDLVWAVGSPFGLDSSITFGIVSAKERRSSSGMVRGAYQEYLQSDVAVNPGNSGGPLVGIDGKIVGINSAIVGPSYRGISFAIPSTIAREQYEAIRKDGFVERGYLGVQPEPVPTAVRRKFGMEDGRGVLVAQVVQDGPAERAGLQPGDIILTWNDHQATDPTLLSRAIAATEIGSTARVEIRRIERSGPVEAMVEVEVGRSPLSVPFTRR is encoded by the coding sequence ATGCCACTGCGACCCGGTTCTGCTGGCGGTACGGCCCCCTACCCCGACGCCTCCCCCCCAAACCGGGGTAGGTTGTCGATGCTCGTGGTGCTGCTGTCGGTGCTGAGCGTTGTCGGGATCGCGCGGATGGTCGGGCCCGACATGGTGCGGACTTTCTACTACAACGCCGCCTACGGCAAGCTGGACGCGGAGGTCGATGTAGCGACCCAGGGCCTGGAGAAGCTCAAGCCGCGTCTCGAGGATTTCTCGCTCGCTTCTCGCCTGGTCGCCAAGCGGGTTGGTCCCAGCGTGGTCAGCATCCACAAGCCGGGCTTCGGCGGCGAAGAGGGGCAAGGCTCCGGCGTGATCGTTGATCCCGAGGGGTACATCGTCACCAACCTGCACGTGGTGATCGGCGCTCGCGGGCTCCACGTCCGGCTTACCGATGGCCGCACGATCGACGCCACGATTGTTGGCGTAGACGAAGGGACGGACCTCGCGGTGATCAAGATCGACGCAGAGAACCTTGTCGCCGCCCAGTGGGGAGACAGCGACGCGCTCGACCTGGGAGACCTGGTGTGGGCGGTCGGCAGCCCGTTTGGCCTCGACAGCAGCATCACCTTCGGCATCGTCAGCGCCAAGGAACGCCGCAGCTCGAGCGGCATGGTCCGCGGCGCCTACCAGGAGTACTTGCAGTCGGACGTGGCGGTGAACCCGGGCAATAGCGGCGGGCCGCTGGTTGGGATCGACGGCAAGATCGTGGGGATCAACTCGGCGATCGTCGGCCCCAGCTACCGCGGCATTAGCTTCGCCATCCCCAGCACGATCGCGCGTGAGCAGTACGAGGCGATCCGCAAGGACGGCTTCGTCGAACGCGGCTACCTGGGCGTCCAGCCCGAACCGGTGCCCACCGCTGTCCGACGCAAGTTTGGGATGGAGGATGGACGCGGGGTGCTGGTGGCCCAGGTCGTGCAGGACGGCCCCGCCGAACGCGCCGGGCTGCAGCCGGGCGACATCATCTTGACCTGGAACGACCATCAAGCGACCGACCCCACGCTGCTTAGCCGCGCGATCGCCGCGACCGAGATCGGATCGACGGCGCGGGTCGAGATCCGCAGGATCGAACGCTCGGGCCCGGTCGAGGCGATGGTTGAGGTAGAGGTTGGCCGCTCGCCGCTAAGCGTCCCATTCACGCGCCGTTAG
- the dnaG gene encoding DNA primase codes for MNHPDSQDAKEQVRQAIDIVDLVGGYMQLRRQGRNYVGICPWHDDSKPSLQISQERQTFKCWVCDVGGDLFSFVMRMEGLEFRDALEMLAERAGVTLTAAKPAEAGGPGDKRTLLAACAWAAERFHRCLLHDGQAEGARQYVADRRIDEASVKKFQIGFSPPSWEWILTQAKHTSFSPAVLERIGLAAPRQQGDGFYDRFRGRVMFPIRDVQGRPIAFGGRVLPELADDKSAKYINSPETPLFSKSNQLYALDWARPTVSQLNQLVVMEGYTDVIAAHQHGVENAVAVLGTALTEKHLPLIRRFTDHIVLVLDGDDAGRKRASEVLELFVGNPVDLRILTLPDGLDPCDFIQTHGRDKFRSLIDSAPDALEHKLSSVTKGLVSADQTHEASLAVEQVLATLAKTRSAGGLPDSSQMLREQHVVGRLAREMRLPPESLRSRLMELRRGAAARVARPAVARDNPGAARQPLPAWEQELLELMIADSGCGRRILNEVHATTLTHADARRVFELYARVEAALPVDAEIDAQAVLSATDDPALQSLVVTLDEHRRHKEEATEAPDRQGRYEALMRSFHQRIDRAERRADIDALRSGELDPDAQESALFDLLNRLKKDRQTGSLSTEG; via the coding sequence ATGAACCATCCCGACTCGCAGGACGCGAAAGAACAGGTACGCCAGGCGATCGACATCGTCGATCTGGTCGGCGGGTACATGCAGCTCCGCCGCCAGGGGCGCAACTACGTCGGCATCTGCCCCTGGCACGACGACTCGAAGCCGAGCCTGCAGATCAGCCAAGAGCGGCAGACGTTCAAGTGCTGGGTGTGCGACGTCGGCGGCGACCTGTTCAGCTTTGTGATGCGGATGGAGGGGCTCGAGTTCCGCGACGCGCTGGAGATGCTCGCCGAGCGCGCCGGCGTAACGCTGACCGCCGCCAAACCGGCCGAGGCGGGGGGACCGGGCGACAAGCGCACGCTGCTGGCCGCGTGCGCGTGGGCCGCGGAGCGGTTCCACCGCTGCCTGCTGCACGACGGGCAGGCCGAGGGCGCGCGGCAGTACGTGGCCGACCGCCGGATCGATGAGGCGTCGGTAAAGAAGTTCCAGATCGGGTTTTCTCCCCCCAGTTGGGAGTGGATCCTCACCCAGGCGAAGCACACGAGTTTTTCTCCCGCGGTGCTGGAGCGCATCGGCCTGGCCGCGCCGCGGCAGCAAGGTGACGGATTTTACGACCGCTTCCGCGGCCGGGTGATGTTCCCCATCCGCGACGTGCAGGGCCGGCCGATCGCCTTCGGCGGGCGGGTGCTTCCGGAGCTGGCCGACGACAAGTCGGCCAAGTACATCAACTCGCCGGAGACGCCGCTGTTCTCCAAGAGCAACCAGCTCTACGCGCTGGACTGGGCGCGGCCGACGGTCAGCCAGCTCAATCAGTTGGTGGTGATGGAGGGCTACACCGACGTGATCGCCGCCCACCAGCACGGGGTGGAGAACGCGGTGGCGGTGCTCGGCACGGCCCTCACCGAGAAGCATTTACCCTTGATCCGCAGGTTCACCGACCACATCGTGCTGGTGCTGGACGGCGACGACGCCGGACGCAAGCGTGCTAGCGAAGTGCTGGAACTATTTGTCGGAAATCCGGTCGACCTGCGCATACTGACCTTGCCCGATGGGCTCGATCCGTGTGATTTTATTCAGACTCATGGAAGGGACAAATTCCGGTCGCTGATTGATTCGGCGCCGGACGCACTCGAACACAAGCTGAGCAGCGTGACCAAAGGATTGGTCTCCGCCGACCAGACGCACGAGGCCTCGCTCGCCGTAGAGCAGGTCCTCGCGACGCTCGCCAAGACCCGCTCCGCGGGGGGGCTGCCGGACTCTTCCCAGATGCTGCGCGAGCAGCACGTGGTGGGTCGGTTGGCCCGCGAGATGCGGCTGCCGCCGGAGAGCCTCCGCAGCCGGCTGATGGAATTGCGCCGCGGCGCCGCGGCGCGGGTTGCGCGGCCCGCCGTCGCCCGAGACAACCCCGGCGCCGCTCGGCAGCCCCTGCCCGCGTGGGAGCAGGAGCTGCTGGAGTTGATGATTGCAGACAGCGGTTGCGGCCGGCGCATCCTGAACGAGGTCCACGCCACAACGCTGACGCACGCGGACGCCCGGCGGGTGTTCGAACTCTACGCACGCGTAGAAGCCGCCCTGCCGGTCGACGCAGAGATCGACGCCCAAGCCGTGCTCTCCGCGACCGACGACCCGGCGCTCCAGTCGCTGGTGGTCACACTCGACGAGCACCGCCGTCACAAGGAAGAAGCTACCGAAGCCCCGGACCGCCAGGGGCGCTACGAAGCATTGATGCGGTCGTTCCATCAGCGGATCGACCGCGCCGAGCGGAGGGCCGACATCGACGCCCTGCGTTCGGGCGAGCTTGACCCCGATGCCCAAGAGAGTGCGCTATTTGACCTGCTGAATCGTTTGAAGAAGGACCGACAGACCGGTTCCCTATCCACGGAAGGATAA